A part of Pirellulales bacterium genomic DNA contains:
- the larE gene encoding ATP-dependent sacrificial sulfur transferase LarE, protein MTQLGRAETSPGELPAELAVKRDRLVELLGRCGSCAVAFSGGVDSAVVAKAAQLALGDRAVAVTAKSASLAEGELDAARELAHQIGIRHQVIETEEFDNVDYLRNAPDRCFHCKTELYTQLEGLTEELGVQVVVNGANLDDRGDYRPGMIAARQHGVHSPLVECELSKAEVRQLAAHWGLPVWDKPASPCLSSRIAYGQNVTPERVAMIDRAEQFLREAGFRELRVRYHGDDMARIEVPLDELPRLAEPELRESLVAHLRRLGFKYVTLDLEGFRSGNLNQVIGVDQLQVLRR, encoded by the coding sequence ATGACGCAGCTTGGGCGGGCGGAAACCTCACCAGGCGAGCTACCGGCCGAGTTGGCCGTCAAGCGAGATCGCCTGGTCGAGTTGCTCGGCAGGTGCGGCAGTTGCGCGGTGGCGTTTTCGGGCGGCGTCGATAGCGCGGTCGTGGCAAAGGCCGCCCAACTCGCTTTGGGCGATCGCGCCGTTGCCGTGACGGCCAAGAGCGCCAGTTTGGCCGAAGGCGAGCTGGATGCTGCCCGCGAGCTTGCCCACCAGATCGGCATCCGGCATCAGGTGATCGAAACCGAGGAGTTCGACAATGTCGACTATCTCCGCAACGCGCCCGACCGTTGCTTTCACTGCAAGACCGAGCTTTACACCCAACTGGAAGGCCTGACCGAAGAATTGGGCGTGCAAGTTGTGGTCAACGGGGCGAACCTCGACGACCGCGGCGACTATCGGCCGGGCATGATCGCGGCCCGGCAGCACGGGGTGCATAGCCCGCTCGTCGAATGCGAGTTGAGCAAAGCCGAAGTGCGGCAATTGGCGGCGCATTGGGGCCTGCCCGTGTGGGACAAGCCCGCCAGCCCCTGTCTCAGCAGTCGCATTGCTTACGGACAAAACGTCACGCCCGAGCGCGTGGCCATGATCGATCGGGCCGAGCAGTTCTTGCGCGAGGCGGGCTTTCGCGAATTGCGGGTGCGGTATCACGGCGACGACATGGCCCGTATCGAAGTGCCGCTGGACGAGCTGCCTCGGCTCGCCGAGCCGGAGCTGCGCGAGTCATTGGTGGCCCATCTCCGTCGCCTCGGATTCAAATACGTGACGCTCGACCTGGAGGGCTTTCGCTCCGGCAACCTGAATCAGGTGATCGGCGTCGACCAGCTTCAGGTGCTGCGCCGTTAG
- a CDS encoding DUF4912 domain-containing protein, with amino-acid sequence MTAETLSNKSVKDLAQMAKRRGIHGWHTMRKEQLVKALVRLAARAARNGAAQAKNGHSKPAVRRSPVAIAVAKSNGRSHAARPKPRNPQIARKLAEAKAKLMNDKDLSDEANGNGAVKDRLVVMVRGPFWLHACWQVCRHSVTRAQAALGQEWHAARPVLRLYEVTVGTTTSSAERPVRDIEVHGGVNDWYIDVKNPPQSYRVDVGYLAPGGKFFVLARSNTVTTPKAGASDAIDENWSEVAENFDKIFAMSGGYEPHTAGELQQLFEERLRRPMGSPMVTQYGAGIADMLLRKRGFHFELDAELLVFGSTEPNAHVTLQGEPVKLRPDGTFTMRFSLPNCRQVIPAVAASHDGFEQRTIVLAVERNTKAMEPLLRDTSNE; translated from the coding sequence ATGACGGCAGAGACACTGAGCAACAAGAGCGTCAAGGATCTGGCCCAAATGGCCAAACGGCGGGGCATTCACGGCTGGCACACGATGCGCAAAGAGCAGCTTGTGAAGGCCCTGGTGCGATTAGCCGCCCGAGCGGCCCGCAACGGAGCCGCACAAGCCAAGAACGGACATTCCAAGCCGGCCGTGCGTCGCTCGCCCGTGGCCATCGCGGTGGCGAAGTCCAACGGCCGCTCCCACGCGGCGCGGCCCAAGCCGCGCAACCCGCAGATCGCGCGCAAGCTGGCCGAAGCCAAGGCCAAGCTGATGAACGACAAAGACCTGTCGGACGAGGCGAACGGCAACGGCGCCGTCAAAGACCGGCTGGTGGTCATGGTGCGCGGGCCGTTTTGGCTGCACGCCTGCTGGCAGGTCTGCCGCCACAGCGTGACTCGCGCTCAAGCGGCCCTGGGCCAGGAATGGCACGCCGCCCGGCCGGTGCTGCGGCTCTATGAAGTGACCGTCGGCACGACCACCAGCTCGGCCGAGCGACCGGTGCGCGACATCGAAGTCCACGGCGGCGTCAACGATTGGTACATCGACGTCAAAAACCCGCCGCAAAGCTATCGCGTCGATGTCGGATATCTCGCGCCCGGCGGCAAGTTCTTTGTATTGGCGCGGAGCAACACGGTGACCACCCCCAAGGCCGGCGCCAGCGACGCGATCGACGAGAACTGGTCGGAAGTGGCGGAGAATTTCGACAAGATTTTCGCCATGAGCGGCGGCTACGAACCGCACACCGCCGGCGAGCTGCAGCAACTGTTCGAGGAACGTCTGCGGCGACCCATGGGCTCGCCCATGGTGACGCAGTACGGAGCGGGCATCGCCGACATGTTGCTCCGCAAGCGGGGCTTTCACTTCGAGCTTGATGCCGAGCTGCTCGTGTTCGGTTCGACCGAGCCCAACGCCCACGTGACGTTGCAAGGCGAGCCCGTGAAGCTGCGGCCCGACGGCACATTCACCATGCGTTTCAGCCTGCCGAACTGCCGCCAGGTGATTCCCGCCGTGGCCGCCAGTCACGATGGCTTCGAGCAACGCACGATCGTGCTGGCCGTGGAACGCAATACCAAGGCCATGGAGCCGTTGCTGCGCGATACCAGCAACGAGTAG
- a CDS encoding AtpZ/AtpI family protein: MKSSSNEPSPVAEAMTWVSRVLAVVAMMVLPGLAGQWLDKRWGTGFLGLIGFAVGLVSGMGYLLAMTKLPPRGRSGDGSSDDGLSDDGVRGAKKD; this comes from the coding sequence GTGAAATCTTCCTCCAACGAGCCGTCACCCGTCGCCGAGGCGATGACCTGGGTATCGCGCGTGCTGGCGGTCGTGGCGATGATGGTGCTGCCGGGTTTGGCGGGCCAGTGGCTCGACAAGCGTTGGGGAACCGGCTTTCTGGGCTTGATCGGGTTCGCAGTGGGACTGGTGTCGGGCATGGGTTATTTATTGGCGATGACGAAGCTTCCGCCGCGTGGGCGGTCGGGCGACGGTTCGTCGGATGACGGTTTGTCGGATGACGGTGTACGCGGTGCGAAAAAGGACTGA
- the atpB gene encoding F0F1 ATP synthase subunit A yields the protein MAEPILHIKDGYFFEVPKVLWRYHFESIDDVKEQYPFLVKAHPAATVADFNRGLSGKIIIPQPFATLENLHDKASGFAISKFMILEVVIGLVLVFVFSWLAQRIATGGPPRGKLWNLFESALLFVRDEVALPAMGKHDAERFTPLLWTMFFFVLFCNLFGLLPWLGAPTGAFAVTFGLACVTFATTLVSGIKQFGFVGFWLNLVPHMELPWWLVPLKMPIFAIELLSLVIKHIILSVRLLANMVAGHLVLLGILGLIAVAADRPSTAHWLMVAGISVTSSTLFSFLELFVAFLQAYVFTFLSALFIGAAVHHH from the coding sequence ATGGCCGAGCCTATTTTGCACATTAAGGACGGTTACTTCTTCGAAGTGCCGAAAGTCCTTTGGCGATATCACTTTGAGAGCATCGACGACGTGAAGGAGCAGTACCCGTTTCTCGTCAAGGCGCACCCCGCTGCGACGGTTGCTGACTTCAACCGAGGGCTGTCCGGCAAAATCATCATCCCACAGCCCTTTGCCACGCTTGAGAATCTGCACGACAAGGCGTCAGGCTTCGCGATCTCCAAGTTCATGATCTTGGAAGTCGTGATCGGACTCGTTCTCGTGTTCGTTTTTTCCTGGCTGGCCCAGCGGATTGCGACCGGTGGGCCGCCGCGCGGAAAGCTATGGAACCTGTTCGAGTCGGCGTTGCTGTTCGTTCGCGATGAAGTGGCGCTGCCCGCCATGGGCAAGCACGACGCGGAACGGTTCACGCCCCTGCTGTGGACCATGTTTTTCTTCGTTCTGTTTTGCAACTTGTTTGGCCTCTTGCCGTGGCTGGGCGCGCCGACCGGTGCGTTTGCCGTCACGTTCGGCCTGGCGTGCGTCACCTTTGCCACCACACTGGTTTCGGGAATCAAGCAATTCGGCTTTGTCGGTTTCTGGCTCAATCTTGTGCCGCACATGGAGCTTCCCTGGTGGCTTGTACCGCTGAAGATGCCTATCTTCGCGATCGAACTCCTAAGTCTGGTGATCAAGCACATCATCCTTAGCGTTCGTCTTTTGGCCAACATGGTGGCCGGGCATTTGGTGCTGCTGGGAATCTTGGGGCTGATTGCGGTAGCCGCTGACCGTCCGAGCACGGCCCACTGGCTGATGGTCGCGGGCATTAGCGTGACGAGCTCGACTTTGTTCAGCTTCCTGGAGCTTTTTGTTGCATTTTTACAGGCCTATGTGTTTACCTTTTTGTCCGCTCTATTCATCGGCGCGGCGGTCCACCATCACTAG
- the atpE gene encoding ATP synthase F0 subunit C, which yields MVRFVRVPALVMMLMTLGLAAPALAQEENQGAGAAAAGVAAGRALINLSGAIGCGLVVIGAGYGIGRLAGSALESMARQPEVAGNIQVAMIIAAALIEGFTFYALFICSQENPFK from the coding sequence GTGGTAAGATTTGTTCGTGTTCCGGCACTCGTCATGATGCTGATGACGCTGGGATTGGCGGCGCCCGCGTTGGCGCAAGAAGAGAACCAAGGCGCTGGCGCGGCGGCCGCGGGGGTTGCCGCCGGTCGGGCACTCATCAATTTGAGCGGCGCCATCGGTTGCGGCCTGGTCGTGATCGGGGCCGGATATGGCATTGGCCGGCTGGCTGGATCGGCTCTGGAGAGCATGGCACGCCAGCCCGAGGTGGCCGGCAATATCCAGGTGGCGATGATCATCGCCGCGGCGTTGATCGAAGGTTTCACCTTTTACGCGCTGTTTATTTGTTCGCAAGAGAACCCGTTTAAGTGA
- the atpF gene encoding F0F1 ATP synthase subunit B, with product MIVCRLFLVAAALGWLSAVPALSTANAAQHGEAAHGGGEARHGAHFGQEDVDLDPSELKGDLAIFTFIVFLLLVGILWKFAWGPISQGLEKREQHIAEQIAAAERANAEAKQLLTDYEHKLASAQDEVRAIIEEARRDATHTQQGILAQARADAAAEMDRAKREIETAKDQALRELAETSANLAVELAGKVIRTQLDAHQHAQLVTEALSRFPAASPSRN from the coding sequence ATGATCGTATGCCGTCTTTTCTTGGTGGCCGCCGCCCTAGGTTGGTTAAGCGCCGTGCCCGCACTGAGCACGGCCAACGCAGCACAGCACGGTGAAGCGGCCCACGGGGGCGGCGAGGCCCGACACGGGGCCCACTTTGGCCAGGAGGACGTCGATCTCGATCCCTCGGAGCTCAAAGGCGATCTGGCGATCTTTACCTTCATCGTGTTTCTGTTGCTGGTCGGCATTCTGTGGAAATTCGCCTGGGGGCCGATCTCGCAGGGGCTGGAAAAACGCGAGCAGCATATCGCCGAGCAGATCGCGGCGGCGGAACGGGCCAACGCTGAAGCCAAGCAGTTGCTGACCGACTACGAGCACAAGCTGGCCAGCGCGCAAGACGAGGTGCGGGCCATCATCGAGGAAGCGCGTCGCGATGCCACCCACACGCAGCAGGGAATCCTGGCGCAGGCGCGGGCCGATGCCGCCGCCGAAATGGACCGCGCCAAACGCGAAATCGAAACGGCCAAGGATCAGGCCCTGCGCGAGCTGGCCGAGACCAGCGCCAACCTGGCCGTCGAGTTGGCCGGCAAGGTCATTCGCACCCAGCTCGACGCCCATCAACACGCCCAGTTGGTGACCGAAGCGCTGTCGCGATTCCCTGCTGCCAGCCCGAGTCGGAATTGA
- the atpH gene encoding ATP synthase F1 subunit delta → MAEDPYLASSLVDHDIDVGAYHIGMVYGKALLAATEKAGNTEEVLAELDQLIELLARQPKIDNVMASGMIASDQKVAMVERVFAGRVTPTFLNFLKVVVDHGRGGFLRAMRRAVRDLRDQQQGRVRVQVTTATPLDGELTERIHNQLKSMLGGEPVLTKKVDPDLIGGLVFRVGDTVYDGSVVTRLTRVRSQMIDRSIHEIQRRRDRVSPPAGN, encoded by the coding sequence ATGGCTGAAGACCCCTACCTCGCTTCCTCGCTGGTCGACCACGACATCGACGTGGGCGCTTACCACATCGGCATGGTCTACGGCAAGGCGCTCTTGGCCGCCACGGAAAAGGCCGGCAACACCGAAGAGGTGCTCGCCGAACTCGACCAGCTCATCGAGCTGCTGGCCAGGCAGCCGAAGATCGACAACGTGATGGCTTCGGGCATGATCGCCAGCGACCAAAAGGTGGCCATGGTCGAACGCGTGTTCGCCGGACGGGTGACGCCGACTTTCCTCAATTTCCTCAAAGTGGTCGTCGACCACGGCCGCGGCGGTTTTTTGAGGGCCATGCGCCGGGCGGTGCGCGACCTGCGCGACCAGCAACAGGGCCGCGTGCGCGTGCAGGTCACCACGGCCACGCCGCTCGACGGCGAGCTGACCGAGCGAATCCACAATCAACTCAAGAGCATGCTGGGCGGCGAGCCCGTGCTGACGAAAAAGGTCGATCCCGACCTGATCGGCGGCCTGGTCTTCCGCGTCGGCGACACCGTTTACGACGGCTCGGTGGTCACACGCCTGACCCGGGTCCGCAGTCAAATGATCGACAGGAGCATTCATGAAATTCAACGCCGACGAGATCGCGTCAGTCCTCCAGCAGGAAATTGA
- the atpA gene encoding F0F1 ATP synthase subunit alpha, with protein sequence MKFNADEIASVLQQEIEQYESQIDVRDVGRVLEVGDGIARVYGLSGVMSGEMVEFPSGVNGLAFNLEEHSVGVIILGDFLSIHEGDEVKSTGRLLSVPVGDAVIGRVVDPLGNPLDGKGAIVTSERRPVEFMAPGIAGRQPVREPLQTGIKAIDAMTPIGRGQRELIIGDRKTGKTAIGIDAIINQRHSGVKCFYVAIGQKESTVAGVVEALRKHDAMDYTTVVMAGASDPAPLQYVAAYAGTAMAEFFMYNGQHALIIYDDLSKQAVAYRQLSLLMRRPPGREAYPGDVFYCHSRLLERSAKLSDALGGGSLTSLPIIETLEGEVSAYIPTNVISITDGQIYLQPDLFFAGQRPAMNAGISVSRVGGAAQIPAMKKVAGGLRLDLASFRELEAFAQLGTDLDAATQARLDRGYRMIELLKQGQYQPMDVIDEVLSIYAGTRGHLDKIPREQVAEWERGFLLYIHDQRSEIRKKIADTKKLDDDTAAALEAAIAEFQRQFSGKKQEVAAKV encoded by the coding sequence ATGAAATTCAACGCCGACGAGATCGCGTCAGTCCTCCAGCAGGAAATTGAGCAGTACGAGTCGCAGATCGACGTCCGCGACGTCGGACGCGTGCTGGAAGTGGGCGACGGCATCGCGCGCGTCTACGGCCTGTCGGGCGTGATGTCGGGCGAAATGGTCGAGTTTCCCAGCGGCGTCAACGGGCTGGCCTTCAACCTCGAAGAACACTCCGTCGGCGTCATCATTCTGGGCGACTTCCTCTCGATCCACGAGGGCGACGAAGTCAAGAGCACCGGCCGGCTGTTGAGCGTGCCCGTGGGCGACGCGGTGATCGGCCGCGTCGTCGATCCGCTGGGCAACCCGCTCGACGGCAAAGGAGCGATCGTCACGTCCGAGCGCCGCCCGGTCGAGTTCATGGCGCCCGGCATCGCCGGTCGGCAGCCGGTGCGCGAGCCGTTGCAGACCGGCATCAAGGCCATCGACGCCATGACGCCCATCGGCCGCGGGCAGCGCGAGCTGATCATCGGCGACCGCAAGACGGGCAAGACCGCCATCGGCATCGACGCCATCATCAACCAGCGGCACTCCGGCGTGAAGTGCTTTTACGTGGCCATCGGCCAGAAAGAGTCGACCGTGGCCGGCGTGGTGGAAGCCTTGCGAAAGCACGACGCCATGGACTACACGACCGTCGTCATGGCCGGCGCCAGCGACCCCGCCCCCTTGCAATACGTGGCCGCTTACGCCGGCACGGCGATGGCCGAATTCTTCATGTACAACGGCCAGCATGCGCTGATTATTTACGACGACCTTTCGAAACAGGCCGTGGCCTATCGGCAGCTTTCGTTGCTGATGCGGCGGCCGCCGGGACGCGAGGCCTATCCCGGCGACGTGTTCTATTGCCACAGCCGCTTGCTGGAGCGCTCGGCCAAGCTCAGCGACGCCCTGGGCGGCGGCTCGCTCACCTCGCTGCCGATCATCGAAACCCTGGAAGGCGAAGTATCGGCCTACATTCCAACGAACGTGATCTCGATCACCGACGGACAGATTTACTTGCAGCCCGACCTGTTCTTCGCCGGTCAGCGGCCGGCCATGAACGCCGGCATTTCGGTTTCTCGCGTCGGCGGCGCGGCCCAGATTCCGGCCATGAAAAAGGTGGCGGGCGGCCTGCGTCTCGACCTGGCGTCTTTCCGCGAATTGGAGGCCTTCGCCCAGCTCGGCACCGATCTCGACGCGGCCACGCAGGCCCGGCTCGACCGCGGCTATCGCATGATCGAGTTGTTGAAGCAGGGGCAATATCAACCGATGGACGTGATCGACGAGGTGTTGAGCATCTACGCCGGCACTCGCGGGCATTTGGACAAGATTCCCCGCGAGCAGGTTGCCGAGTGGGAGCGGGGCTTCCTCTTATATATCCACGATCAGAGGTCCGAAATCCGCAAGAAGATCGCCGACACAAAAAAGCTCGACGACGATACCGCGGCGGCCTTGGAAGCGGCCATCGCCGAATTTCAAAGGCAGTTTTCCGGCAAGAAACAGGAGGTGGCAGCGAAAGTGTAA
- a CDS encoding DUF4870 domain-containing protein yields the protein MDEQTNPYGAPQAAVEPTATSALPDKDVRMWAMLCHLSALSLYFTGLGFILGPLIVWLVKKDDHPLIDDQGKESLNFEISMLIYYVIAGLSIFCFIGIALLPLLHILHIVFIIVASVRANNGDAYRYPLTIRLIK from the coding sequence ATGGACGAGCAGACAAATCCGTATGGTGCGCCCCAGGCCGCCGTCGAGCCAACAGCTACTTCGGCGTTACCCGACAAAGATGTGAGGATGTGGGCGATGTTGTGCCATCTGTCGGCGTTGTCGCTGTACTTTACCGGACTGGGGTTCATTCTTGGGCCGCTGATTGTTTGGCTGGTCAAGAAAGACGATCATCCATTGATCGACGACCAGGGGAAAGAGTCACTCAACTTCGAGATCTCAATGCTGATTTACTACGTCATTGCGGGTCTTTCGATTTTCTGTTTCATCGGGATAGCATTGTTACCCTTACTGCACATCCTGCATATTGTTTTCATCATCGTGGCGTCGGTGAGGGCGAACAACGGAGACGCGTACCGATACCCATTGACGATCCGACTCATTAAGTAA
- the atpG gene encoding ATP synthase F1 subunit gamma: MAKARALDKRRKSIKNIRKITRTMELIATARFKKAMDRAAAATAYTKRITALVADLARTGLEVSHPLLEAREETKHAVLLVLTGNRGLCGGYNSNVQRVGMLRYHELKAAVPRVTLEVSGKRGISAFRFREVTPDRTYTHFEDKPSFDEVDVLANRYLEEYATGQFDRLVVAYTRFDGIARQVATVETLLPLGSLTGAEDQRDEQRSHVQYEFLPSAESILEEVVPTSFKVKLFKCFLDAAVSEQVARMVAMKAATENADKLIKQLSMTYNRARQSQITGEIMEVLGGVEALK, encoded by the coding sequence ATGGCCAAAGCCCGAGCACTCGATAAACGCCGCAAGTCGATCAAGAACATCCGCAAGATCACGCGGACGATGGAACTGATCGCGACCGCGCGCTTCAAGAAGGCGATGGACCGCGCCGCCGCGGCCACCGCCTATACGAAACGCATCACGGCGTTGGTCGCCGACCTGGCCCGCACCGGGCTAGAAGTCAGCCACCCCTTGCTCGAAGCCCGCGAGGAAACGAAGCACGCCGTGCTGCTCGTGCTCACGGGCAACCGCGGCCTGTGCGGCGGCTACAACTCCAACGTGCAGCGCGTCGGCATGCTGCGCTACCATGAGTTGAAAGCGGCCGTCCCTCGCGTCACGCTCGAAGTATCGGGCAAGCGCGGCATCTCGGCGTTTCGTTTTCGCGAGGTCACGCCCGACCGCACTTACACGCACTTCGAAGACAAGCCCAGCTTCGACGAAGTCGACGTTTTGGCGAACCGTTATCTGGAGGAATACGCGACCGGTCAATTTGATCGGCTCGTCGTGGCCTACACGCGCTTCGACGGCATTGCCCGGCAGGTGGCCACCGTCGAAACGCTGTTGCCGCTCGGCTCGTTGACGGGCGCCGAGGATCAACGCGACGAACAGCGCAGCCACGTGCAATACGAGTTTCTGCCCTCCGCGGAAAGCATTTTGGAAGAAGTGGTGCCCACGAGCTTCAAGGTGAAGCTTTTCAAGTGCTTCCTCGATGCGGCGGTGAGCGAGCAGGTGGCCCGCATGGTGGCCATGAAGGCCGCTACCGAGAACGCCGACAAGCTGATCAAACAACTATCGATGACCTACAACCGTGCCCGGCAAAGCCAGATTACTGGCGAGATCATGGAAGTGCTCGGCGGGGTTGAAGCGTTGAAATAG